One Candidatus Poribacteria bacterium genomic region harbors:
- a CDS encoding ABC transporter ATP-binding protein, translating to MLIDVRDLTKVYEMGDVQVHALRGVTFTVESGEFIAIVGPSGSGKSTMMDILGCLAKPTEGEYYLEAEEVGQLSDNHLAEIRNRKVGFVFQSFNLLQRTTALHNVELPLIYSGLSRKERRRRAFEALESVGLADRVHHKSNEMSGGQIQRVAIARALVNNPSMIFADEPTGNLDTRSGGEIMTIFDELNEAGNTIIMVTHEPEIAAHARRILHIRDGLIERDEQIG from the coding sequence ATGCTAATTGATGTTCGTGATTTGACAAAAGTGTATGAAATGGGGGATGTGCAGGTTCATGCGTTGAGGGGCGTCACATTCACCGTCGAAAGTGGGGAGTTTATTGCTATTGTGGGACCTTCCGGTTCAGGGAAATCTACAATGATGGACATCCTCGGCTGTCTTGCAAAGCCGACAGAGGGGGAATACTATCTCGAAGCGGAAGAGGTCGGGCAATTGTCAGATAACCACCTCGCTGAAATTCGCAATCGGAAGGTCGGTTTTGTCTTTCAGTCATTCAACCTTTTACAGCGAACCACCGCGTTGCACAATGTTGAATTGCCGCTCATCTACAGTGGGCTGAGTCGCAAGGAACGACGGCGCAGGGCGTTTGAAGCGTTGGAATCCGTTGGACTTGCAGACCGTGTGCACCATAAATCGAATGAAATGTCGGGTGGGCAGATCCAGCGTGTAGCGATTGCACGGGCACTTGTTAACAACCCGTCGATGATCTTTGCTGATGAGCCGACGGGAAATTTGGATACCCGCTCTGGTGGTGAAATCATGACGATTTTTGATGAGCTAAACGAGGCGGGAAACACGATTATCATGGTCACACACGAACCCGAAATCGCAGCACATGCCCGACGCATCCTCCATATTCGGGACGGATTGATTGAGAGAGATGAACAGATAGGGTGA